In the genome of Malania oleifera isolate guangnan ecotype guangnan chromosome 5, ASM2987363v1, whole genome shotgun sequence, the window AAAAGGCTTTCATTTAGCTGGCTGTTCTTAATAGACTTAACACGGACGATCTATTTCAAAGTACGAGGCATTTGAAGGCATTATCTGTTTGTTTCTTGTGTTTCAATAGCTCAGAATCTGCATCGCATTTATTTCTGCATTGCCCTTTCCCTTTGGAGATTTGGAATAAGTTACTTTAAGTTCTCAGGGAGAATTGGGTTTGCCCGGTCTTGGTGGACTCGTTGCATATTTtcttttataggttttgggaagaGTGGCAACAGTTCAATTTTGTGGTATTGTGGAATTTGCAGTCTTGTGCAGAGTTTGGATGGAAAGGAATGCTTATACATTTTTTTCTCGAAAGATACTTGTTCTTTGCATTGGGAATTACTGGGCTTCTCTCTGGTCTTTTGCAGCAAGTGAATCTTCTACAAGATGGGAAGacagttttattttgattgtagtctcttcttttttcctttaggACAATGTTTTTTggcttctttttttctttagaaCAAAGTTCTATTCTCATTCTTTCTTCTTTAATGAAATCACCTCCCTCCTTTCTTTCCTAAAGAGCATGCAAGTAAAATGggcaaaatttggaaacaaataaataaataaatcttccATCTGTTAGGgaaaaaattatcattttagtttgggtttaaaataaaaatattaaaataataaaaagcacacatacacacatgcacACGTTCGCAGTATTTACAAATGCACCCAAAATACATCTGTATTCCTTGTAATCTTCAAAATGCAGTTGTCGCACAAAAATACAACAAATGAATTTACCTTTCAATCCTCGAGAGCACTGAGTTATAGAATCCACAAGGAAGAAGAGGTCCACTCGTCTGTGTAACCTTGATTCAGTTTCCAAATTACGGGCAAGAATTTCCAACACCTAAGTAGAGAATTTCATATAAATCAACAAAAAAGATTTAATCAGCATATAAGAACTCCTGATGCAATttcattgtcattacaagatAAAAGAAACAAATGCATGAGGTTCAGGGTAGCAGCGTTGTCTCCCCTTAATATTATAAAGGAATACTGGAGTTCAGACCCAAAATTATTATTCAAAGTTTCCACAATTTTGACTTTAGGTTGTGTTTGGGAGCACAGATTTCGGGTCTTgggtttggatttggatttgtgtggatctgaacaaaacacaatacaaaatgcaatataattttcattttgtcCAAATTCCTGcgaatccaaatccaaggtctaaATTCCAAGCTCCCCAAACATGGGGTAGGGATTTACGAACTTACAAATTTACATAGTAAACAACAGGAAAAATCAAGTCcatgcttaattttcacatactCCAAAATGTAAATCCAGAAACTTAAGCCAATAAACCTAAGCTCCAACTAAAGGAAAACCATGCCACCATACACTCCTCAGTCTTCCCAGTTGGGAGTACAGGTATACAGCTAGCATAccctgttttgagttttatttGGTGCACATTGGGAACACCACAGCGCAGTGAGGTTGTAGGCTGAGTTATGGATGATGAAGATCGTAATTGGGGTCAAGATAGCACTGCTCATGAAGATGGGGGTAAAATTGATGAGGGGGGGACTATTGGATTCACAAGGGGGAGGGATGGTAAATAAGGGTAGAAAGGGAGGGGGGAACATGTGGCGGTCAGGAAAGATATGTTATGGGAAATTGGGAAGGATGTTACTTCTTCAAACACCAAGCAAGCTAAATGTGCTCACATCCACTGGTTGGGTCACATAGGCTCAATTCAACTTGCCACAATTAAATCTATGGTCCTCTTTCCTGACACAGTGTTCCCCAGGTCTCTACCCACTGTTTCTCTGGTTAGTGTTCCCCAGGTCTCTACCCCTGTTTCTCTGGTTAGTGTTCCCCAGGTCTCTACCCCTGTTTCTTTGGTTTTGCAGGTTGGTAACATACATTTCTCACCCATCTTTTTACCTAACTCGGTATGTATATCATCATTGCCATTAAATTCAGCTATAATGTAGTTTTTCATGCATGCTTTTTGCTACACTTTGGACCTCATTTCACCGTCAAATTCAGTTCAAAAACAAGCTGCTTCCATATCTCTAAGAACCTCTTCAGCTCCCCTTTTAATAGACATTTACAAACATAGGAACCCTTGTCTAGAGAGAAAATATTTACCAATTTTATGAGtgacaaaaaaaaataaagggcaaaagacattgacctccccTAAGGTTCAAAAATTTCAGAGACCTCCCCCTGTGGTTTCAAGAGTTCTaaggacctcccttgaggtttgcaAAAACGACAcaaactcccccccccccccttttatatcttgcaaaaagacaagtttttttaggGGATGTCTGTCTTTTTGGAAAACCTCAGGAGAGGCTTGTGGCATTTTTTAAACCTCGGGAGAGGtctgtggcatttttgaaacctcaagggaggtatccttctttttaccaaacctcaggggaggtgtcatttttccaaaaattaaatataacaatAAATCTTCAAATGAGACTAAAAACATGCAGGTACTAGAAGTAGAGGTTTCTTACACACATAATATAAAAGGGCTATTCctgggccacaaggctccctgctttgCAAGGGTAGGGGTTGGGACGTCACAGAGTTTGCAGCCTTACCCATACCATGTGAAGAAGCTGTTTACTTGGACTCGAACCAATGACCAACttgtcacaaaggagcaaccttactatTGATCCAAGTCCCGCCCCAATTAGAATGCATTCGCTTCAGTGGCTAAAGTTTATGGGACAGAATTCAACTCACTGGACTGGATTGGTCAGATCTGAATACGACTACATCCTACCCCATATTTGGATTGCAACAGGCAAATCATTCAAAAGACCAAAATATCCATTCATGATACCAGATCTGAAATCTTGGCCAGATCTGAAACCATGGCTTAGAGGGGAGCAGATCTGAGATCATGTATACATATTGCTGCCGGACCACCACGCTGCCACCATTTGTCAGGTTGCTGCACAAGGATGCCACCAACTGAGCTGGTGATGGTGGCACTGCAGTGGGTAGGCCTCCATCAGATCTTATTCATCTGAAAACATAAAAAGCAAGAGAAAGTAGCCAAAGAAGACACAGCTGCTGCTGCAGCAGCAGGTGGGGCTGGCTGAAGAAGACAGCTAGGCTAAAGCAAACATGGAGTGCTCAGAGGCCAGCCGCCACTTCTAACATGGAGGGGCGggagggggggggaggggggagacCACCCTTATATTCTAAGAGGGCACAACCTTGCCATTTTATAAAACTCTTGTATAATCTGCAATTGGAATATTAAAGAAAGGTAACATCAAAATTGTTAATATTCAAAAGTAAAAGAATATTATCCCACCTCAGTAGCATTACCGAACTTTGCACAATCAATTGCAATACGTGTTGCTCGACCAATGCTCTCCTTTGTCCTAGTTAATGTTCCAAGCATGCTTTCAAAGAATTTTAGAAGAGTACTTGCATCTGCATTACTGCCCCATTTGCCCACAGATTTCGGTCTATGAGTTGCTGCAGCTTCAAACTTTCTTTCATCATCTGAAGCACGCACAGTTTTCTCCTTGTGTAAATGAACAGGACTACAATAGctatttttttgaagaaaaaaggTGCTACTAGCTGAAGACAAACCACATATCACGCCTTGTGCGGGACAATCCACTCCATTCATCGAAGATGGACTTGATGGGATACAAGAGACCTTCTTCTCACCTGAATGGTTGACAGAAACTTCAGGTGAACAAGATATATGATGTCCCCCTCGCACAGCTGATGTTGTAACCTTCATTGAAGTTGGAGATGGAGAAGCATTTACATCCTTCTGTCTTGATTTATGGTCTAAATTCACAACCTCACGCCTAAGACAACATTGTAACAGCCATAGAGATTTagaatgcaaaaaaaaaattaaaaaaaataaaagtgcaTCAAAAAGAGACTAATGGAAAAGGGACAACAGAGATAATAAATGACACCACTTAAAAAACCAATCATTCTTTCGAATAAACTAGCAGAAGACACAGGCAAAAAAGCTTACGTATCATTAACTTGGATGCTGTCATCTATTTGAGGCTTCAAAAGCATGATACATTCACAACAATTACCCTCAGCACCATACAGAAGCAAATTAGTCCCATTCTGAGGTGAAACTTTACCCGTTTCTTCAGCCCCTGAGTCAGGATGCAGACTCATCTTAGCGCATTCTAAACTGTCAAATTCAACAGGCTTTTCTGGTTTTTCTGCTCTACTGTTGTTTAACTCAGAAGTCCCATTGCCTTCATCATTTGAAGGCAACAATTCATTCAATGAATTTTCATTGGATCTCAGACTGCCTGGTCTTCTATCTAGAGTATCTGGCAAAGGCTGTGGACTTCGGACTTCACCCAGTGTATTAATAGCATGAATACCAAAAGATGAACCATTAGGATCTATACCATCAATACAGTCTGCAGCCTCCATAACCACATCTTTGCAGAACTGATGGTTTGAACCTTCGGAACTTAAAGCAGGCTGATTGCCAAATTCCACTTCTATGGAAAATTTTGCTGTTTCCTCAGATACATGTAGGTTTAAACTGGGTGAAGATCCAGAAATGCCGACCTGAGAATCATCATGAGCAAGAACCTCTGCATCCTCCTGCACTCCTGAGGTATTCCCAGCTTTGCTTTCCATGGCCATGTCAGGGCATCTCCCCACGGAAGAAAAGCGACACTCATTAATCACTGCTTTCACAGTGGAAGGTGCTTCACTATATGCTTGACCATCTTCAGCAGCATTAGCTGACATAGCTTCCAAGGCACGATGAAGGCGTTTAGAAGGCGGCAAAGCAGCTTCACCATCAACTAAACAACCATAAGATTTATTCTTCTTGACATATGACAAAGGAGGCATATCTTCTGTAATTTGATTGCAATTATCAGCAGGCGATGAAGTGCTAACAGCCCTCTCTACCACAATTACATTTTTATCCGCAGGGACATCAGCACTGCAAGCTAAAGATGAACAGACCTGCCCCAACAGATTAGCTGTCGCTTCTATTGTGCATTTCTCTGAGTTATCTTCCGTCTGTATGTAGTCATTGAGCTTCCCCTCCACAGATGATGGTTTACCCATTCGAACCCTCGCTCGCTTTACTAATGGTAGATGCTCATCACCATCTTCCTTAGAACACCTTCCATTTGACCTTTCACATCCACTGGGTGAACTTTCTCCAGTTTTTTGCCCCCCTGCCTCCAGACCTGTTTCTCCATCTAATCTAGCGGAACAAGCAGCCACATCATTAGCTGCACGTTTTCTGTTTGGTCTCCTTTTCTTCTTAGTAACAACTGACCTCATTTGAAGATCAAGCTTTTTGCTCAGCCTAATATCTTCCTCCAAGCATTCAACTACCTTGTCGGGCTGCTCATATTTACAACCTGACTCTATAGTGCTGCCCTCATTTAAACTATGGGTGTCAGATTCAACTGTAACAATTTCAGAACCATTGTCCTCAATGCTACCATTTGCAGGAAAAGATGGTGAATCTACATAATGAGAAACAGAAGCAACTGGAGACTTTCTGGATCCTTTGTTATTTCTCAAGGATCCATCCCGTGTTAAATTGACTGCTATGTCCTCCGAACTTTTACTGCCATCATTCGACAGCATCATGAAGCTCTGAAATCTACAAAATTCACCCCTTGATAAACTTCTAGATTTTCTCACTGATGGTGTCTTTTTGAGTGTGACGCAATTCTTTGGCTGTGTACCCCTAAATCGTTTTCTCGATGAGTAAGTTGGTGATAGTGTTGTTTCTGGACCCAACACATTTTCAGTGGGTTCATCAGACACTCTCTCCCTATCATGCAAAGCATCTAATTGGGCTGCAACTGCAGCATCTTCAACGGGGAGGCTTGGCTCACTTCTATCTTTAGCACAACTAGAAGCTTTTAGTCGTATATTGACTGAAGCCAAGGGAACTTCAGTCTGATCCTTCAATTCAAGATTACCCATTGTGTCCACTGAATCCCCAGCAGCATTTGTTACAGTAACTTCGCCTCCAGAACTGGCGTCGTCAAGTTGGTTCAGTTTCTTTGTCTTCTCATAACTATCAATGATCTCCTGTACTGCACGAACAAAATCAGCTCCCTTACCTTGACACTTAACTAAAAGAGTCTCCTTTTTCTCTTCTGTAAATGCTTCAACATCGGCAGGATTGCAGAAGGCTCTGCATGGAAGAAAAGCCTTCAGCATTAGCATTCAAAATATGTACACAACAAAATGGATAAGGTCAATATATTTCCAAACCAAGAAatgaaatacaaaataaaaacatCCTGTAAGCATATGAACCATCTCAGCATCATCCAAAAGAAGCCAATTATTCAAGAACGTACCAACAAGCACATAAGTTGCCCTCGGTTTCAAAAGTAATGAACTTGCTGAGACATGACAGAAAGACAAAACTCCAAGCTACTTAGCTACATATGCATATTAAAAAACAGCAAGTTAAGCTAGGGTGAACCATTGATGGATTGCATAACTAAATGAATCTGCCACAGAAAAAATTGCAGATCTGTGAAAATTTTCTGCATTAGAAAATTAATGCAACAGTAAAAGCTTTCTTGATGATCAGAGACTGGAAGTTTTCGCCATGATGTGCTATAAAAACACACATGCACACGCGCGCACATGtaaaaagagagggagagggggCATATCCTCAAACCACCAGTAATGCCtgcaaaacaaaatttttaatgACAACTTTGTCCTTCCTCAAAGTCATCACTATTTCTGCTCGGTGAAATGTCTAGTTTAGGAATGAAAGAAAACCAAAAACGTTAGATTAGGGcttgtttggtatcatttctgatttcagttttctatttttgtttctgtAGAGTGACTAAACAGATTATGAAAACGCATTTGTTTATGTTGccaattttctgtttctgttgaCAGTTTTTAATTGTTTGCCAAAAAAAcagaaaatcagattttataACTTTCAGCATAGTGATTAGAATTTTACAATTCACGATTCAATTCATATGATTTGtatcaattccacaccaaatcgATTCAAGGCAAGGCATGGCTAAAACACCTTAAGGATTAATTtaaataccaaatcccaaaaaggctaacgcattacaTACTGAGCATTACGCATTTAGACAAAAGGCACGCCTTTTGTACCTTTTTacttgaggcttatgcattttgggtgtgtggtTCTCAAGTAAGATTTTTCTAGAAAATATTAACTCCATGTTCATATAAAAGGAATGTTGACTATGCAACACTATGATGTAGTGTTACTCCAAAATCCTATATACTAATGCTCTAATCATTTTTAGTAAATGTTAATCAATTCAAATATAACACATACTACAAGTGTTGGATGTCATCTTGGTCGCTTTAGTTGCTTTTGGTGAGAAGAGAATGCATTTTCTACGTTTCACTACTTTATTGATTATAAGTGAAATTCaaactaagaaatcataaatctaaaaaaatataaaatatagagtgccatttttgtactccatctttaatggaatttttgttatccaaaaaagaaaatataggatGTTCATATGTTaagtaaaaacaaaaaatcaaaccaGAGGAAGTATTTTAGTCTCCAAACTAGGTTTAAGAAAAgcaaaaaatacataaataaatgcCAAGGAAAATAAAGCAAAAAACAAGCATATCTAATTTAATGAGAAAAAGTTGGTTTATTTGAATGgtagtcattaaaaaaaatgcatactaAATTCTaaggaaaataaatcaaaacatgaatttttttaattaaaaatcactGACTAAAGCTTCaataaagggaaaagagaagggaaagcAAAAAAAAGGATTCAAAAAACCTAATTTTGTCATTCACAGCTAGTGTGGCACTGTAACAGTCTGTAAGGGCCATTACGATACCATAACGAACCATAACGGTCATAACAATTGTGGACCGAAGTACCTCTGAGATATTGCCCAATGGTTTTGGAAGCCATCGATAATAATGTTACGTAACATCCATCATGGCCGTTACACACCGATCTTTAAAACCATGGGACACATATCTCCAATGATAAGGTTGTCATGCTCATATCCCACAACACAATCATCAGAAAGCACCAAGGGTTGCTCCCATCACAACACAATCCTCATGTAAGCATACAAAATAAGTTGGAGCTACCTATTAATGGTTATTTGGTCATTTATGTGTTAAGAGGTTATGTTAGTAactgtgagttagtaagggtattttgGTCATTggcattgtacttgacatatattataggGAGAGATCTATTATTAATGTTGAGTCTTCCATTTGTTACCAAGTTATTCAACATGGTGTTGGAGCATGATTTTGAGACCTAAAACTCTAACCCGCTGCATATCCACCATCATAGAACAATTTCTAGCAACATTATAGCCCTAGATAACAACCAGCAGCTGCTGGAATTCAGACCAGTTGCTGGAAATTTCCTGGACAACGCTGCCTGTTCAGGGACACAAAATCTAACatagattttgcaaaaaaaaaaaaaacatcatagTCGCCCCCAGACACTGCCAATCTGCTCTCCACTGAAATCTCATCTCCAGCCAGTGCCCAACGCACTGGTCTAAGGCTTCCAAGTCTGACCCCACTCGCCGGCACATGAAGCCAATTTCACACATGTTTTTTGGCCTGAATTCATTTAATTTCTCATGTGAAGCACCCCAgtaatggttgtttgatgcttcccAAAGCTGTTTGTCAATGGTTTTTGAGTTTATAGGCCCTGACACTGTGGcatttgctgtgttttttttatttgtacaTCGTTTGCTTGGGGTTTGCATTGGTTTCTGGCCTATTTGTTCTGCCTTTTTCCCCTCCGAAATGTTCCGGCTCCTTCCATAGACCATAacatcaagctgttgggcatgtgttttgctcaaagatccaatcttttTCAACCATGCCTTCATGGTAATCCATTAGTTGTTGACCGGTGTTAGTGAAGGCCATTGATGAGTCTCTgggagcagtggcagtgttcatAAGCTCTTTTTGTGAGACTGGCAGTGtcatagttgtcaaatcgagaTTCAAATGGTGAATCACAAatccaattttgggaatcaagaaACGAGAATCAAGaaccaaattaaatcatacaattCAATACAAATTTCTAAAATCAATTCTAAATTACACGCACATATTGATACATGAACAAGAAGCAAAATAGTacaatacatttaaattttgataataaGATCATATTccatgtgtatgctttccctaaacaaaaTGAAGAGTAAGCGAATGAGTCAAGAAATATTAGTAAAAAAATGAACTTTAAGCTGTTTAAGGGAAGGAGTCAAGGAAAAATAATAGAGAGCTGAACTTTTTCTGTTTATCAACAGTTAAAATAAATAATGTTTCTCacacattatttttcaaattggaaataaaaaaatttattaactttaaaaaatgatgataattgaacaaactacttACAAAACCTACTATTGAATCTTAACAACCCAGTCAAACATGATTGCTACCTTGGCCAATGAGTGTTCTGCCCCATCTTCCCAGTTGCAGAACACTATGCCccaagagtgaagaatggttttgaGAAGGCAACAGAAGTCCTAGAgttcaattttattttcatttttagcatAAAACTGACATAGACAAGGGATGAAGGTAATCGTGTAAAAAAGGAGCAACCAAAAAAAGGTTTTAAACCAACTGGATCTATTAAGGCGCAATAAGCTAGAATCATGTGTGTCAATAGATTTATATCAATTTGTTAAGAGTTATGAGGTCAATGACTTGTCTGTGGTAGTTTTGGTGGTTCACCTTGTTCATGGTTTTCTCGGTGtataattttttccctttttttcgtTTGAGGCTGTGGGAGCTTTATGCTGGTTTAGATGTGACTCATACATGGTCGatcaccttgttcgtggttgcTCCAACTGTTCCAATGCTGTGTTTTGGTTTCTTGGAGCTGTGGCAGCATTGTGCTGATTTATTTGTGGCTCATTtttggtgggtcaccttgttcgtggttgcTCCAATTGTTCCGGTGCTAtgtgttggtttcttggggctgTGTCTAAGTTCCTTAGTTCCATGGCAGCTTTGTGCTGATTCATTTGTGACTagttcatggtgggtcaccttaTTCATGGTTGTTCCGATTGTTCCAGAAATTAATCTTGTTGTCATTGGTCTAAGTTTGTGTTGAGATGGAATTTGCAAATTTGCAAATCAAAAAAGTGTGGT includes:
- the LOC131156741 gene encoding protein HUA2-LIKE 3-like isoform X15, with product MAPSRRKGSSKASAAAAAAARRQWKVGDLVLAKVKGFPAWPATVSEPQKWGYSTDWKKVLVYFFGTKQIAFCNPADVEAFTEEKKETLLVKCQGKGADFVRAVQEIIDSYEKTKKLNQLDDASSGGEVTVTNAAGDSVDTMGNLELKDQTEVPLASVNIRLKASSCAKDRSEPSLPVEDAAVAAQLDALHDRERVSDEPTENVLGPETTLSPTYSSRKRFRGTQPKNCVTLKKTPSVRKSRSLSRGEFCRFQSFMMLSNDGSKSSEDIAVNLTRDGSLRNNKGSRKSPVASVSHYVDSPSFPANGSIEDNGSEIVTVESDTHSLNEGSTIESGCKYEQPDKVVECLEEDIRLSKKLDLQMRSVVTKKKRRPNRKRAANDVAACSARLDGETGLEAGGQKTGESSPSGCERSNGRCSKEDGDEHLPLVKRARVRMGKPSSVEGKLNDYIQTEDNSEKCTIEATANLLGQVCSSLACSADVPADKNVIVVERAVSTSSPADNCNQITEDMPPLSYVKKNKSYGCLVDGEAALPPSKRLHRALEAMSANAAEDGQAYSEAPSTVKAVINECRFSSVGRCPDMAMESKAGNTSGVQEDAEVLAHDDSQVGISGSSPSLNLHVSEETAKFSIEVEFGNQPALSSEGSNHQFCKDVVMEAADCIDGIDPNGSSFGIHAINTLGEVRSPQPLPDTLDRRPGSLRSNENSLNELLPSNDEGNGTSELNNSRAEKPEKPVEFDSLECAKMSLHPDSGAEETGKVSPQNGTNLLLYGAEGNCCECIMLLKPQIDDSIQVNDTREVVNLDHKSRQKDVNASPSPTSMKVTTSAVRGGHHISCSPEVSVNHSDDERKFEAAATHRPKSVGKWGSNADASTLLKFFESMLGTLTRTKESIGRATRIAIDCAKFGNATEVLEILARNLETESRLHRRVDLFFLVDSITQCSRGLKGDGGIYPSIIQAVLPRLLSAAAPPGNTAQENRRQCLKVLRLWLERRILPDSLIRHHIRELDSLNVSSSIGSFSRRSSRTERALNDPLREMEGMLVDEYGSNSSFQLPGFCMPRMLKDEDEGSDSDGGNFEAVTPEHNSKTPEEQEAIPTSAIEKHRHILEDVDGELEMEDVAPSNEVEMNATNKVAEVYIVQASHHRSEQLFPLSFAPPLPCDMPPSSPPLPTSPPPAAPPPPPPLPPPAISHPFTNGVDSKLYMDTNSMPDSLQQSISKQSIKPKINPTISDAVHYHAPEHRDFQMQMQMSEPSISSSFSSFPISPSPMHSVNNVQPTDSAALRNKAYQLRPPHPAPSNQFSYVQADQRMPPRREAQPPLYSNRYHFAQNMDGGNFYSDQDGMKSGSHEPSERWRFSAPSFHGSVNLDRVSYATGQYGGPLHEPARISDQGWAFPHHGMNHRSFVPVGPPSENGFPVAVRGPNSWGPR
- the LOC131156741 gene encoding protein HUA2-LIKE 3-like isoform X16 — encoded protein: MAPSRRKGSSKASAAAAAAARRQWKVGDLVLAKVKGFPAWPATVSEPQKWGYSTDWKKVLVYFFGTKQIAFCNPADVEAFTEEKKETLLVKCQGKGADFVRAVQEIIDSYEKTKKLNQLDDASSGGEVTVTNAAGDSVDTMGNLELKDQTEVPLASVNIRLKASSCAKDRSEPSLPVEDAAVAAQLDALHDRERVSDEPTENVLGPETTLSPTYSSRKRFRGTQPKNCVTLKKTPSVRKSRSLSRGEFCRFQSFMMLSNDGSKSSEDIAVNLTRDGSLRNNKGSRKSPVASVSHYVDSPSFPANGSIEDNGSEIVTVESDTHSLNEGSTIESGCKYEQPDKVVECLEEDIRLSKKLDLQMRSVVTKKKRRPNRKRAANDVAACSARLDGETGLEAGGQKTGESSPSGCERSNGRCSKEDGDEHLPLVKRARVRMGKPSSVEGKLNDYIQTEDNSEKCTIEATANLLGQVCSSLACSADVPADKNVIVVERAVSTSSPADNCNQITEDMPPLSYVKKNKSYGCLVDGEAALPPSKRLHRALEAMSANAAEDGQAYSEAPSTVKAVINECRFSSVGRCPDMAMESKAGNTSGVQEDAEVLAHDDSQVGISGSSPSLNLHVSEETAKFSIEVEFGNQPALSSEGSNHQFCKDVVMEAADCIDGIDPNGSSFGIHAINTLGEVRSPQPLPDTLDRRPGSLRSNENSLNELLPSNDEGNGTSELNNSRAEKPEKPVEFDSLECAKMSLHPDSGAEETGKVSPQNGTNLLLYGAEGNCCECIMLLKPQIDDSIQVNDTREVVNLDHKSRQKDVNASPSPTSMKVTTSAVRGGHHISCSPEVSVNHSDDERKFEAAATHRPKSVGKWGSNADASTLLKFFESMLGTLTRTKESIGRATRIAIDCAKFGNATEVLEILARNLETESRLHRRVDLFFLVDSITQCSRGLKGDGGIYPSIIQAVLPRLLSAAAPPGNTAQENRRQCLKVLRLWLERRILPDSLIRHHIRELDSLNVSSSIGSFSRRSSRTERALNDPLREMEGMLVDEYGSNSSFQLPGFCMPRMLKDEDEGSDSDGGNFEAVTPEHNSKTPEEQEAIPTSAIEKHRHILEDVDGELEMEDVAPSNEVEMNATNKVAEVYIVQASHHRSEQLFPLSFAPPLPCDMPPSSPPLPTSPPPAAPPPPPPLPPPAISHPFTNGVDSKLYMDTNSMPDSLQQSISKQSIKPKINPTISDAVHYHAPEHRDFQMQMQMSEPSISSSFSSFPISPSPMHSVNNVQPTDSAALRNKAYQLRPPHPAPSNQFSYVQADQRMPPRREAQPPLYSNRYHFAQNMDGGNFYSDQDGMKSGSHEPSERWRFSAPSFHVNLDRVSYATGQYGGPLHEPARISDQGWAFPHHGMNHRSFVPVGPPSENGFPVAVRGPNSWGPR
- the LOC131156741 gene encoding protein HUA2-LIKE 3-like isoform X3, whose protein sequence is MAPSRRKGSSKASAAAAAAARRQWKVGDLVLAKVKGFPAWPATVSEPQKWGYSTDWKKVLVYFFGTKQIAFCNPADVEAFTEEKKETLLVKCQGKGADFVRAVQEIIDSYEKTKKLNQLDDASSGGEVTVTNAAGDSVDTMGNLELKDQTEVPLASVNIRLKASSCAKDRSEPSLPVEDAAVAAQLDALHDRERVSDEPTENVLGPETTLSPTYSSRKRFRGTQPKNCVTLKKTPSVRKSRSLSRGEFCRFQSFMMLSNDGSKSSEDIAVNLTRDGSLRNNKGSRKSPVASVSHYVDSPSFPANGSIEDNGSEIVTVESDTHSLNEGSTIESGCKYEQPDKVVECLEEDIRLSKKLDLQMRSVVTKKKRRPNRKRAANDVAACSARLDGETGLEAGGQKTGESSPSGCERSNGRCSKEDGDEHLPLVKRARVRMGKPSSVEGKLNDYIQTEDNSEKCTIEATANLLGQVCSSLACSADVPADKNVIVVERAVSTSSPADNCNQITEDMPPLSYVKKNKSYGCLVDGEAALPPSKRLHRALEAMSANAAEDGQAYSEAPSTVKAVINECRFSSVGRCPDMAMESKAGNTSGVQEDAEVLAHDDSQVGISGSSPSLNLHVSEETAKFSIEVEFGNQPALSSEGSNHQFCKDVVMEAADCIDGIDPNGSSFGIHAINTLGEVRSPQPLPDTLDRRPGSLRSNENSLNELLPSNDEGNGTSELNNSRAEKPEKPVEFDSLECAKMSLHPDSGAEETGKVSPQNGTNLLLYGAEGNCCECIMLLKPQIDDSIQVNDTREVVNLDHKSRQKDVNASPSPTSMKVTTSAVRGGHHISCSPEVSVNHSGEKKVSCIPSSPSSMNGVDCPAQGVICGLSSASSTFFLQKNSYCSPVHLHKEKTVRASDDERKFEAAATHRPKSVGKWGSNADASTLLKFFESMLGTLTRTKESIGRATRIAIDCAKFGNATEVLEILARNLETESRLHRRVDLFFLVDSITQCSRGLKGDGGIYPSIIQAVLPRLLSAAAPPGNTAQENRRQCLKVLRLWLERRILPDSLIRHHIRELDSLNVSSSIGSFSRRSSRTERALNDPLREMEGMLVDEYGSNSSFQLPGFCMPRMLKDEDEGSDSDGGNFEAVTPEHNSKTPEEQEAIPTSAIEKHRHILEDVDGELEMEDVAPSNEVEMNATNKVAEVYIVQASHHRSEQLFPLSFAPPLPCDMPPSSPPLPTSPPPAAPPPPPPLPPPAISHPFTNGVDSKLYMDTNSMPDSLQQSISKQSIKPKINPTISDAVHYHAPEHRDFQMQMQMSEPSISSSFSSFPISPSPMHSVNNVQPTDSAALRNKAYQLRPPHPAPSNQFSYVQADQRMPPRREAQPPLYSNRYHFAQNMDGGNFYSDQDGMKSGSHEPSERWRFSAPSFHGSVNLDRVSYATGQYGGPLHEPARISDQGWAFPHHGMNHRSFVPVGPPSENGFPVAVRAARAYKDVRHEYYLKA